In one window of Brassica rapa cultivar Chiifu-401-42 chromosome A07, CAAS_Brap_v3.01, whole genome shotgun sequence DNA:
- the LOC103850094 gene encoding scarecrow-like protein 33 isoform X1 → MGSYSAGFPGSFDNFDFNYGDGFYLDDQALLEIPSPFPPPPPAPPHPDPYSHAADAESDFSDSVLKYISQVLMEEDMEEKPCMFHDALSLQAAEKSLYEALGQKYPDHPERLAHSPDGSSPGYASSTTSSDWSFDCLENSRRPSWLHSPISNNFVFQSTRSNPKPSGGSNVALKSSFNNDLVSNMFNDSELAFQFNRGKEEASKFLPKSSQLVIDVESYIPPNNDPKEHHSVLPYRSTGKKKHWREDEHFLSEERSKKQSAVYVDEAELSEMFDKVLLFGRPKEQPLCILNDNFIKETAKDDSSSSYKSDTTQQKHAASGNSYKKETTPDLRTLLVSCAQAVSSNDRKMAEDLLRQVRQHSSSHGDGTERLAHYLADSLEARLAGTGTQIYTALSSKKTSASDMLKAYQTYISVCPFKKTAIIFANHSIMHLAPTDAKTIHIIDFGISYGFQWPPLIHRLAWRRGGSCKLRITGIELPQRGFRPAEGVNETGERLARYCQRYNVPFEYNGIAQKWETIKLEDLKLREGEFVAVNSLFRFRNLLDETVAVHSPRDAVLKLIKKIKPNVFIPAVLSGSYNAPFFVTRFREVLFHYSSLFDMCDTSLPRGDPMRVMFEKEFYGREIMNVVACEGSERVERPESYKQWQARAMRAGFRQLTLEKELVQKLKLMVESGYRSKEFDVDQDGNWLLQGWKGRIVYASCTLVPM, encoded by the coding sequence ATGGGTTCTTATTCTGCTGGGTTCCCTGGATCATTTGACAACTTCGATTTCAATTATGGAGACGGCTTCTATTTGGATGATCAAGCTTTACTAGAAATCCCATCTCcctttcctcctcctcctccagctcCTCCTCATCCGGATCCATATTCACATGCTGCTGATGCTGAATCTGATTTCTCTGATTCTGTTCTGAAATACATAAGCCAAGTGCTTATGGAAGAAGACATGGAGGAGAAGCCTTGTATGTTTCACGACGCTTTGTCTCTTCAAGCAGCTGAGAAATCTCTCTATGAAGCTCTCGGCCAGAAGTACCCTGATCATCCTGAGCGGTTGGCTCATAGTCCTGACGGTTCTTCTCCAGGTTATGCCTCAAGCACCACTTCCTCTGACTGGAGTTTTGATTGTTTGGAGAACAGTAGACGACCTTCTTGGTTGCACTCACCCATCTCCAACAACTTTGTTTTCCAGTCTACTAGATCCAATCCCAAGCCTTCTGGTGGAAGTAACGTGGCTCTCAAGTCAAGTTTTAATAACGATTTGGTTTCTAATATGTTCAATGACAGCGAATTGGCGTTTCAGTTCAATAGAGGTAAGGAGGAAGCTAGCAAGTTCCTTCCAAAGAGTTCTCAGTTAGTTATAGATGTGGAGAGTTACATCCCACCAAATAATGatcctaaggagcatcactctGTGCTCCCTTACAGAAGCACCGGAAAGAAAAAACATTGGCGTGAAGATGAACATTTTCTGTCTGAAGAAAGAAGTAAAAAGCAATCAGCTGTTTACGTCGATGAAGCTGAGCTATCTGAAATGTTTGATAAAGTTCTGTTATTCGGCCGGCCTAAGGAGCAACCTCTATGCATTCTTAACGACAACTTCATAAAAGAAACCGCCAAAGACGATTCATCATCAAGTTATAAAAGCGACACAACGCAACAGAAGCATGCAGCTAGTGGCAACAGTTATAAGAAAGAGACGACACCTGATCTGAGGACACTTTTGGTCTCATGCGCACAAGCTGTGTCTAGTAATGACCGTAAAATGGCGGAAGATTTGTTGAGACAAGTAAGGCAGCATTCTTCATCTCACGGAGATGGCACAGAGAGGTTAGCTCATTACCTCGCAGACAGCCTCGAAGCACGCTTGGCCGGGACGGGTACGCAGATTTACACCGCCTTGTCTTCCAAGAAAACATCTGCTTCCGACATGCTGAAAGCTTACCAGACGTACATATCCGTCTGCCCGTTCAAGAAAACAGCGATCATATTCGCTAACCACAGCATCATGCACTTGGCTCCTACCGATGCCAAAACCATCCACATCATCGACTTCGGCATCTCTTACGGCTTCCAGTGGCCTCCTCTGATCCACCGCCTCGCTTGGAGACGCGGTGGATCGTGTAAGCTTCGGATAACCGGTATAGAGCTTCCTCAACGCGGGTTTAGACCGGCCGAGGGAGTTAATGAGACGGGTGAACGGCTAGCTAGGTATTGTCAGAGGTACAATGTTCCGTTTGAGTATAATGGTATTGCTCAGAAGTGGGAAACAATCAAACTTGAGGACTTGAAGCTAAGAGAAGGCGAGTTTGTTGCTGTGAACTCTTTGTTCCGGTTTAGGAACCTGTTAGATGAGACGGTGGCGGTCCACAGCCCGAGAGATGCGGTTCTGAAGCTGATCAAGAAGATCAAACCAAACGTCTTCATCCCCGCGGTCCTCAGCGGCTCCTACAACGCGCCTTTCTTTGTGACGAGGTTTAGAGAGGTTCTGTTTCATTACTCTTCTCTCTTCGACATGTGCGACACGAGCCTGCCTCGAGGAGATCCGATGAGGGTTATGTTCGAGAAGGAGTTCTACGGGAGGGAGATAATGAACGTGGTGGCGTGCGAGGGGAGTGAGAGAGTGGAGAGGCCTGAGAGTTATAAGCAGTGGCAGGCGAGGGCGATGAGAGCCGGGTTTAGACAGCTTACGCTTGAGAAGGAGCTGGTTCAGAAACTGAAGCTGATGGTGGAGAGTGGATACAGAAGCAAAGAGTTTGATGTTGATCAAGATGGTAACTGGTTGCTTCAAGGCTGGAAAGGCAGGATTGTGTATGCTTCGTGTACTTTGGTTCCTATGTAA
- the LOC103850094 gene encoding scarecrow-like protein 33 isoform X4, giving the protein MGSYSAGFPGSFDNFDFNYGDGFYLDDQALLEIPSPFPPPPPAPPHPDPYSHAADAESDFSDSVLKYISQVLMEEDMEEKPCMFHDALSLQAAEKSLYEALGQKYPDHPERLAHSPDGSSPGYASSTTSSDWSFDCLENSRRPSWLHSPISNNFVFQSTRSNPKPSGGSNVALKSSFNNDLVSNMFNDSELAFQFNRGKEEASKFLPKSSQLVIDVESYIPPNNDPKEHHSVLPYRSTGKKKHWREDEHFLSEERSKKQSAVYVDEAELSEMFDKVLLFGRPKEQPLCILNDNFIKETAKDDSSSSYKSDTTQQKHAASGNSYKKETTPDLRTLLVSCAQAVSSNDRKMAEDLLRQVRQHSSSHGDGTERLAHYLADSLEARLAGTGTQIYTALSSKKTSASDMLKAYQTYISVCPFKKTAIIFANHSIMHLAPTDAKTIHIIDFGISYGFQWPPLIHRLAWRRGGSCKLRITGIELPQRGFRPAEGVNETGERLARYCQRYNVPFEYNGIAQKWETIKLEDLKLREGEFVAVNSLFRFRNLLDETVAVHSPRDAVLKLIKKIKPNVFIPAVLSGSYNAPFFVTRFREVLFHYSSLFDMCDTSLPRGDPMRVMFEKEFYGREIMNVVACEGSERVERPESYKQWQARAMRAGFRQLTLEKELVQKLKLMVESGYRSKEFDVDQDGNWLLQGWKGRIVYASCTLVPILFLDSSPSFDFDRNPSFLADPTEEPDENDSSTTLLRYVTQILMEESAGDKQSMFYDSLALRKTEEMLQQVITDSKAHSATSGSIGSSSSSWSSSVPVHEIVVRSMFSDAESDLQFRRGLEEARKFLPNSDQWVFNLEKPAVREVIKEERVKKSHQREVLDLEEQVRSSKQSATNVEDVEVTDMFDKVLLLDGQCDPQTLSSQETMSNKKKKKKKKKKKSQVIDFRTLLTHCAQAISTGDKTTALDLLLQIRQDSSPMGDASQRLAHCFANALEARLRGSPVIQTYYNAITSLKETASDILKAYRVYLSSSPFVTLMYFFSFRMILDAAKDAEVLHIVDFGILYGFQWPMFIQYMSGRKDVPRKLRITGIELPQRGLRPAERIEETGRRLAEYCKRFNVPFEYKAIASQHWESIRLDEFNIRPGEVLAVNAGLRLKTLQDETGGEETCPRDAVLKLIRKMNPDVFVHAIVNGSFNAPFFISRFKEAVYHYYALFDMFDSTLPRDNQERIRFEREFYGREAMNVIACEEGDRVERPETYRQWQVRMVRAGFKQKPVRDEIVELFREKLKKWRYHKDFVVDENSKWLLQGWKGRTLYASSCWVPA; this is encoded by the exons ATGGGTTCTTATTCTGCTGGGTTCCCTGGATCATTTGACAACTTCGATTTCAATTATGGAGACGGCTTCTATTTGGATGATCAAGCTTTACTAGAAATCCCATCTCcctttcctcctcctcctccagctcCTCCTCATCCGGATCCATATTCACATGCTGCTGATGCTGAATCTGATTTCTCTGATTCTGTTCTGAAATACATAAGCCAAGTGCTTATGGAAGAAGACATGGAGGAGAAGCCTTGTATGTTTCACGACGCTTTGTCTCTTCAAGCAGCTGAGAAATCTCTCTATGAAGCTCTCGGCCAGAAGTACCCTGATCATCCTGAGCGGTTGGCTCATAGTCCTGACGGTTCTTCTCCAGGTTATGCCTCAAGCACCACTTCCTCTGACTGGAGTTTTGATTGTTTGGAGAACAGTAGACGACCTTCTTGGTTGCACTCACCCATCTCCAACAACTTTGTTTTCCAGTCTACTAGATCCAATCCCAAGCCTTCTGGTGGAAGTAACGTGGCTCTCAAGTCAAGTTTTAATAACGATTTGGTTTCTAATATGTTCAATGACAGCGAATTGGCGTTTCAGTTCAATAGAGGTAAGGAGGAAGCTAGCAAGTTCCTTCCAAAGAGTTCTCAGTTAGTTATAGATGTGGAGAGTTACATCCCACCAAATAATGatcctaaggagcatcactctGTGCTCCCTTACAGAAGCACCGGAAAGAAAAAACATTGGCGTGAAGATGAACATTTTCTGTCTGAAGAAAGAAGTAAAAAGCAATCAGCTGTTTACGTCGATGAAGCTGAGCTATCTGAAATGTTTGATAAAGTTCTGTTATTCGGCCGGCCTAAGGAGCAACCTCTATGCATTCTTAACGACAACTTCATAAAAGAAACCGCCAAAGACGATTCATCATCAAGTTATAAAAGCGACACAACGCAACAGAAGCATGCAGCTAGTGGCAACAGTTATAAGAAAGAGACGACACCTGATCTGAGGACACTTTTGGTCTCATGCGCACAAGCTGTGTCTAGTAATGACCGTAAAATGGCGGAAGATTTGTTGAGACAAGTAAGGCAGCATTCTTCATCTCACGGAGATGGCACAGAGAGGTTAGCTCATTACCTCGCAGACAGCCTCGAAGCACGCTTGGCCGGGACGGGTACGCAGATTTACACCGCCTTGTCTTCCAAGAAAACATCTGCTTCCGACATGCTGAAAGCTTACCAGACGTACATATCCGTCTGCCCGTTCAAGAAAACAGCGATCATATTCGCTAACCACAGCATCATGCACTTGGCTCCTACCGATGCCAAAACCATCCACATCATCGACTTCGGCATCTCTTACGGCTTCCAGTGGCCTCCTCTGATCCACCGCCTCGCTTGGAGACGCGGTGGATCGTGTAAGCTTCGGATAACCGGTATAGAGCTTCCTCAACGCGGGTTTAGACCGGCCGAGGGAGTTAATGAGACGGGTGAACGGCTAGCTAGGTATTGTCAGAGGTACAATGTTCCGTTTGAGTATAATGGTATTGCTCAGAAGTGGGAAACAATCAAACTTGAGGACTTGAAGCTAAGAGAAGGCGAGTTTGTTGCTGTGAACTCTTTGTTCCGGTTTAGGAACCTGTTAGATGAGACGGTGGCGGTCCACAGCCCGAGAGATGCGGTTCTGAAGCTGATCAAGAAGATCAAACCAAACGTCTTCATCCCCGCGGTCCTCAGCGGCTCCTACAACGCGCCTTTCTTTGTGACGAGGTTTAGAGAGGTTCTGTTTCATTACTCTTCTCTCTTCGACATGTGCGACACGAGCCTGCCTCGAGGAGATCCGATGAGGGTTATGTTCGAGAAGGAGTTCTACGGGAGGGAGATAATGAACGTGGTGGCGTGCGAGGGGAGTGAGAGAGTGGAGAGGCCTGAGAGTTATAAGCAGTGGCAGGCGAGGGCGATGAGAGCCGGGTTTAGACAGCTTACGCTTGAGAAGGAGCTGGTTCAGAAACTGAAGCTGATGGTGGAGAGTGGATACAGAAGCAAAGAGTTTGATGTTGATCAAGATGGTAACTGGTTGCTTCAAGGCTGGAAAGGCAGGATTGTGTATGCTTCGTGTACTTTGGTTCCTAT TCTCTTTCTCGATTCGTCTCCATCATTCGATTTCGATCGAAACCCTAGCTTCCTCGCCGACCCAACGGAGGAGCCTGACGAAAACGATTCCTCCACTACTCTCCTGAGGTACGTCACTCAGATCCTCATGGAAGAGAGCGCTGGCGACAAGCAGTCCATGTTCTACGATTCCTTAGCGTTACGAAAAACCGAGGAGATGCTGCAGCAAGTGATCACCGACTCCAAAGCTCACTCCGCAACAAGCGGGAGCATAgggtcgtcgtcgtcgtcgtggTCGAGTAGTGTACCTGTGCATGAGATTGTTGTCAGGAGTATGTTTAGTGACGCGGAATCGGATTTACAGTTTAGGAGAGGGCTTGAGGAAGCTAGGAAGTTTCTTCCTAACAGCGACCAATGGGTGTTCAATCTCGAAAAGCCTGCTGTTCGAGAAGTTATTAAAGAAGAGAGAGTTAAGAAGAGTCACCAGAGAGAAGTTCTTGATCTTGAAGAACAAGTTAGGAGTAGTAAGCAGTCTGCTACTAACGTTGAAGACGTCGAGGTTACTGATATGTTCGATAAGGTTTTGCTTCTCGATGGTCAATGCGATCCACAAACATTGTCGTCTCAAGAAACAATGagtaacaaaaagaagaagaagaagaagaagaagaagaagagtcagGTTATTGATTTTCGCACGCTCCTCACTCACTGCGCGCAAGCAATCTCCACAGGGGACAAAACCACGGCTCTTGATCTACTCTTACAGATAAGGCAAGACTCCTCTCCCATGGGCGACGCGTCCCAGAGGCTCGCTCACTGCTTCGCAAACGCGCTTGAGGCGCGTTTGCGAGGCAGTCCTGTCATCCAGACTTACTACAACGCCATCACCTCGTTGAAAGAGACGGCTTCGGATATACTAAAAGCCTACAGAGTCTACCTCTCCTCGTCTCCGTTCGTGACCTTGATGTACTTCTTCTCCTTCAGGATGATCCTCGACGCGGCCAAAGACGCCGAGGTTCTCCACATAGTCGACTTCGGGATCCTCTACGGCTTCCAATGGCCTATGTTTATACAGTACATGTCGGGGCGTAAAGACGTGCCGAGGAAGCTAAGGATTACTGGTATAGAGCTGCCTCAGCGAGGGCTGCGTCCTGCGGAGCGTATAGAGGAGACGGGGAGGAGGTTGGCTGAGTATTGCAAACGGTTCAACGTGCCGTTTGAGTACAAAGCCATTGCCTCTCAGCATTGGGAGTCCATACGGTTAGACGAGTTTAACATCAGACCGGGCGAGGTTTTAGCGGTTAACGCAGGCCTTAGGCTCAAGACGCTTCAAGACGAGACGGGTGGGGAAGAGACTTGTCCGAGAGACGCGGTTTTAAAGCTGATAAGGAAGATGAACCCTGATGTGTTTGTACACGCGATTGTGAACGGTTCTTTCAACGCGCCGTTCTTTATTTCCCGGTTTAAAGAAGCGGTTTATCACTACTATGCTTTGTTTGATATGTTTGATTCGACGCTGCCGAGGGATAACCAGGAGAGGATAAGGTTCGAGAGGGAGTTTTACGGGAGGGAGGCGATGAATGTGATAGCCTGCGAGGAAGGGGATAGGGTGGAGAGGCCGGAGACGTATAGGCAGTGGCAGGTGAGGATGGTTAGGGCCGGGTTTAAGCAGAAACCGGTTAGGGATGAGATTGTGGAGTTGTTTAGGGAGAAGCTGAAGAAGTGGAGGTATCATAAAGATTTTGTGGTTGATGAAAATAGTAAGTGGTTGTTGCAAGGGTGGAAAGGTAGGACTCTTTATGCTTCTTCTTGTTGGGTTCCTGCTTAG
- the LOC103850094 gene encoding scarecrow-like protein 34 isoform X2, translating to MESQVKRTTTKIRLTSRCEPPPLSTTSSSSFPSNFNPRTQHICNNKPKRLLLSFFNLLLQSAFVSHTSSNTEKKMDPNLSLNLNAFEYLDESLFLDSSPSFDFDRNPSFLADPTEEPDENDSSTTLLRYVTQILMEESAGDKQSMFYDSLALRKTEEMLQQVITDSKAHSATSGSIGSSSSSWSSSVPVHEIVVRSMFSDAESDLQFRRGLEEARKFLPNSDQWVFNLEKPAVREVIKEERVKKSHQREVLDLEEQVRSSKQSATNVEDVEVTDMFDKVLLLDGQCDPQTLSSQETMSNKKKKKKKKKKKSQVIDFRTLLTHCAQAISTGDKTTALDLLLQIRQDSSPMGDASQRLAHCFANALEARLRGSPVIQTYYNAITSLKETASDILKAYRVYLSSSPFVTLMYFFSFRMILDAAKDAEVLHIVDFGILYGFQWPMFIQYMSGRKDVPRKLRITGIELPQRGLRPAERIEETGRRLAEYCKRFNVPFEYKAIASQHWESIRLDEFNIRPGEVLAVNAGLRLKTLQDETGGEETCPRDAVLKLIRKMNPDVFVHAIVNGSFNAPFFISRFKEAVYHYYALFDMFDSTLPRDNQERIRFEREFYGREAMNVIACEEGDRVERPETYRQWQVRMVRAGFKQKPVRDEIVELFREKLKKWRYHKDFVVDENSKWLLQGWKGRTLYASSCWVPA from the exons ATGGAAAGTCAAGTCAAACGAACCACCACAAAGATTCGTTTGACTTCCAGGTGCGAGCCTCCCCCTCTCTCgaccacttcttcttcttctttccccTCGAACTTTAACCCACGAACACAACACATCTGTAATAATAAACCCAAAAGACTGCTGCTTTCTTTTTTTAACCTCCTACTTCAATCAGCTTTTGTTTCACACACTTCATCAAATACCGAG AAAAAAATGGATCCAAACTTGTCCCTCAACCTCAACGCCTTCGAGTATCTCGACGAGAGTCTCTTTCTCGATTCGTCTCCATCATTCGATTTCGATCGAAACCCTAGCTTCCTCGCCGACCCAACGGAGGAGCCTGACGAAAACGATTCCTCCACTACTCTCCTGAGGTACGTCACTCAGATCCTCATGGAAGAGAGCGCTGGCGACAAGCAGTCCATGTTCTACGATTCCTTAGCGTTACGAAAAACCGAGGAGATGCTGCAGCAAGTGATCACCGACTCCAAAGCTCACTCCGCAACAAGCGGGAGCATAgggtcgtcgtcgtcgtcgtggTCGAGTAGTGTACCTGTGCATGAGATTGTTGTCAGGAGTATGTTTAGTGACGCGGAATCGGATTTACAGTTTAGGAGAGGGCTTGAGGAAGCTAGGAAGTTTCTTCCTAACAGCGACCAATGGGTGTTCAATCTCGAAAAGCCTGCTGTTCGAGAAGTTATTAAAGAAGAGAGAGTTAAGAAGAGTCACCAGAGAGAAGTTCTTGATCTTGAAGAACAAGTTAGGAGTAGTAAGCAGTCTGCTACTAACGTTGAAGACGTCGAGGTTACTGATATGTTCGATAAGGTTTTGCTTCTCGATGGTCAATGCGATCCACAAACATTGTCGTCTCAAGAAACAATGagtaacaaaaagaagaagaagaagaagaagaagaagaagagtcagGTTATTGATTTTCGCACGCTCCTCACTCACTGCGCGCAAGCAATCTCCACAGGGGACAAAACCACGGCTCTTGATCTACTCTTACAGATAAGGCAAGACTCCTCTCCCATGGGCGACGCGTCCCAGAGGCTCGCTCACTGCTTCGCAAACGCGCTTGAGGCGCGTTTGCGAGGCAGTCCTGTCATCCAGACTTACTACAACGCCATCACCTCGTTGAAAGAGACGGCTTCGGATATACTAAAAGCCTACAGAGTCTACCTCTCCTCGTCTCCGTTCGTGACCTTGATGTACTTCTTCTCCTTCAGGATGATCCTCGACGCGGCCAAAGACGCCGAGGTTCTCCACATAGTCGACTTCGGGATCCTCTACGGCTTCCAATGGCCTATGTTTATACAGTACATGTCGGGGCGTAAAGACGTGCCGAGGAAGCTAAGGATTACTGGTATAGAGCTGCCTCAGCGAGGGCTGCGTCCTGCGGAGCGTATAGAGGAGACGGGGAGGAGGTTGGCTGAGTATTGCAAACGGTTCAACGTGCCGTTTGAGTACAAAGCCATTGCCTCTCAGCATTGGGAGTCCATACGGTTAGACGAGTTTAACATCAGACCGGGCGAGGTTTTAGCGGTTAACGCAGGCCTTAGGCTCAAGACGCTTCAAGACGAGACGGGTGGGGAAGAGACTTGTCCGAGAGACGCGGTTTTAAAGCTGATAAGGAAGATGAACCCTGATGTGTTTGTACACGCGATTGTGAACGGTTCTTTCAACGCGCCGTTCTTTATTTCCCGGTTTAAAGAAGCGGTTTATCACTACTATGCTTTGTTTGATATGTTTGATTCGACGCTGCCGAGGGATAACCAGGAGAGGATAAGGTTCGAGAGGGAGTTTTACGGGAGGGAGGCGATGAATGTGATAGCCTGCGAGGAAGGGGATAGGGTGGAGAGGCCGGAGACGTATAGGCAGTGGCAGGTGAGGATGGTTAGGGCCGGGTTTAAGCAGAAACCGGTTAGGGATGAGATTGTGGAGTTGTTTAGGGAGAAGCTGAAGAAGTGGAGGTATCATAAAGATTTTGTGGTTGATGAAAATAGTAAGTGGTTGTTGCAAGGGTGGAAAGGTAGGACTCTTTATGCTTCTTCTTGTTGGGTTCCTGCTTAG
- the LOC103850094 gene encoding scarecrow-like protein 34 isoform X3, whose translation MDPNLSLNLNAFEYLDESLFLDSSPSFDFDRNPSFLADPTEEPDENDSSTTLLRYVTQILMEESAGDKQSMFYDSLALRKTEEMLQQVITDSKAHSATSGSIGSSSSSWSSSVPVHEIVVRSMFSDAESDLQFRRGLEEARKFLPNSDQWVFNLEKPAVREVIKEERVKKSHQREVLDLEEQVRSSKQSATNVEDVEVTDMFDKVLLLDGQCDPQTLSSQETMSNKKKKKKKKKKKSQVIDFRTLLTHCAQAISTGDKTTALDLLLQIRQDSSPMGDASQRLAHCFANALEARLRGSPVIQTYYNAITSLKETASDILKAYRVYLSSSPFVTLMYFFSFRMILDAAKDAEVLHIVDFGILYGFQWPMFIQYMSGRKDVPRKLRITGIELPQRGLRPAERIEETGRRLAEYCKRFNVPFEYKAIASQHWESIRLDEFNIRPGEVLAVNAGLRLKTLQDETGGEETCPRDAVLKLIRKMNPDVFVHAIVNGSFNAPFFISRFKEAVYHYYALFDMFDSTLPRDNQERIRFEREFYGREAMNVIACEEGDRVERPETYRQWQVRMVRAGFKQKPVRDEIVELFREKLKKWRYHKDFVVDENSKWLLQGWKGRTLYASSCWVPA comes from the coding sequence ATGGATCCAAACTTGTCCCTCAACCTCAACGCCTTCGAGTATCTCGACGAGAGTCTCTTTCTCGATTCGTCTCCATCATTCGATTTCGATCGAAACCCTAGCTTCCTCGCCGACCCAACGGAGGAGCCTGACGAAAACGATTCCTCCACTACTCTCCTGAGGTACGTCACTCAGATCCTCATGGAAGAGAGCGCTGGCGACAAGCAGTCCATGTTCTACGATTCCTTAGCGTTACGAAAAACCGAGGAGATGCTGCAGCAAGTGATCACCGACTCCAAAGCTCACTCCGCAACAAGCGGGAGCATAgggtcgtcgtcgtcgtcgtggTCGAGTAGTGTACCTGTGCATGAGATTGTTGTCAGGAGTATGTTTAGTGACGCGGAATCGGATTTACAGTTTAGGAGAGGGCTTGAGGAAGCTAGGAAGTTTCTTCCTAACAGCGACCAATGGGTGTTCAATCTCGAAAAGCCTGCTGTTCGAGAAGTTATTAAAGAAGAGAGAGTTAAGAAGAGTCACCAGAGAGAAGTTCTTGATCTTGAAGAACAAGTTAGGAGTAGTAAGCAGTCTGCTACTAACGTTGAAGACGTCGAGGTTACTGATATGTTCGATAAGGTTTTGCTTCTCGATGGTCAATGCGATCCACAAACATTGTCGTCTCAAGAAACAATGagtaacaaaaagaagaagaagaagaagaagaagaagaagagtcagGTTATTGATTTTCGCACGCTCCTCACTCACTGCGCGCAAGCAATCTCCACAGGGGACAAAACCACGGCTCTTGATCTACTCTTACAGATAAGGCAAGACTCCTCTCCCATGGGCGACGCGTCCCAGAGGCTCGCTCACTGCTTCGCAAACGCGCTTGAGGCGCGTTTGCGAGGCAGTCCTGTCATCCAGACTTACTACAACGCCATCACCTCGTTGAAAGAGACGGCTTCGGATATACTAAAAGCCTACAGAGTCTACCTCTCCTCGTCTCCGTTCGTGACCTTGATGTACTTCTTCTCCTTCAGGATGATCCTCGACGCGGCCAAAGACGCCGAGGTTCTCCACATAGTCGACTTCGGGATCCTCTACGGCTTCCAATGGCCTATGTTTATACAGTACATGTCGGGGCGTAAAGACGTGCCGAGGAAGCTAAGGATTACTGGTATAGAGCTGCCTCAGCGAGGGCTGCGTCCTGCGGAGCGTATAGAGGAGACGGGGAGGAGGTTGGCTGAGTATTGCAAACGGTTCAACGTGCCGTTTGAGTACAAAGCCATTGCCTCTCAGCATTGGGAGTCCATACGGTTAGACGAGTTTAACATCAGACCGGGCGAGGTTTTAGCGGTTAACGCAGGCCTTAGGCTCAAGACGCTTCAAGACGAGACGGGTGGGGAAGAGACTTGTCCGAGAGACGCGGTTTTAAAGCTGATAAGGAAGATGAACCCTGATGTGTTTGTACACGCGATTGTGAACGGTTCTTTCAACGCGCCGTTCTTTATTTCCCGGTTTAAAGAAGCGGTTTATCACTACTATGCTTTGTTTGATATGTTTGATTCGACGCTGCCGAGGGATAACCAGGAGAGGATAAGGTTCGAGAGGGAGTTTTACGGGAGGGAGGCGATGAATGTGATAGCCTGCGAGGAAGGGGATAGGGTGGAGAGGCCGGAGACGTATAGGCAGTGGCAGGTGAGGATGGTTAGGGCCGGGTTTAAGCAGAAACCGGTTAGGGATGAGATTGTGGAGTTGTTTAGGGAGAAGCTGAAGAAGTGGAGGTATCATAAAGATTTTGTGGTTGATGAAAATAGTAAGTGGTTGTTGCAAGGGTGGAAAGGTAGGACTCTTTATGCTTCTTCTTGTTGGGTTCCTGCTTAG